In one window of Tubulanus polymorphus chromosome 3, tnTubPoly1.2, whole genome shotgun sequence DNA:
- the LOC141902511 gene encoding heat shock factor protein-like, with product MLSLRVITMQVNNHHLAVNLATAAGMTMGSNTVPAFLTKLWTLVEDPEYDDLICWDTTGKTFHVLDQARFAKEILPLYFKHSNIASFIRQLNMYGFRKVMTIDQGGLKYEKDDMQFQHPFFIRGEEGMLEFIKRKVPTNKEEAKVLKQDDSMSKVLVDVNQLQGRQDHMNSKLDALKRQNEALWREVASLRTKHMKQQQIVNKLVQFLMTLVGGSNRGLAGMKRKKPLMINDASQLKNPKVPKYNRQLSIDNSAPEYTVESPASENPPSFKTEAQSSTGLVIHDVTDVSPDLLNISAGSSDSHNTDTMSADALVNEVLADSKSKLSGSAQDLLPTQTISSPSHPGLENEDYFSEISSSKGEKGRKPPELSFDFSHLNHFSGLTTDVDSVQQDLDQLKELLSSTSYIDNSTLSGLFSPDVPFGGFDVPLDYAGDLGEKSDTDNAANSSNPANVIVPLIPASSSMMTPQRTYPPPYPYDCQKGPIPAVEMRRWNELIQYNPIDLPGLFDMTSDSDLNQDFNIGGDISTEVNDTLDTPQAYQLTDPLEGLTSDTLPYTTDELD from the exons ACTGGAAAGACCTTCCATGTTTTGGATCAAGCTCGGTTCGCGAAAGAGATATTACCACTGTACTTCAAGCACAGTAATATAGCTAGCTTTATTCGACAGCTTAATATGT atGGTTTTCGCAAGGTAATGACAATTGATCAAGGTggattgaaatatgaaaaagatgACATGCAATTCCAGCATCCATTCTTCATAAGAGGCGAGGAAGGAATGCTTGAATTCATTAAAAGAAAG GTGCCAACGAATAAAGAAGAGGCTAAAGTTTTGAAACAAGATGACAGCATGTCCAAAGTTCTAGTGGATGTAAATCAGTTACAGGGTCGCCAAGATCATATGAACTCTAAATTGGATGCCCTTAAGAg GCAAAATGAAGCTTTGTGGCGTGAAGTCGCATCACTACGAACTAAACACATGAAACAACAACAGATTGTTAATAAG TTGGTACAGTTCCTGATGACTCTGGTTGGTGGCTCAAATCGAGGATTGGCTGGAATGAAGCGGAAAAAACCATTGATGATAAATGATGCGAGTCAGCTTAAAAACCCTAAAGTGCCCAAGTACAACCGTCAGTTATCAATAGACAACTCTGCACCAGAATATACTGTTGAAAGT CCTGCCAGTGAAAACCCTCCGTCATTTAAGACTGAAGCTCAGTCATCGACAGGATTAGTTATACATGATGTAACTGATGTATCACCAGATCTTTTAAACATATCGGCTGGGAGCAGTGATTCACACAATACAGACACTATGTCAGCCGATGCTCTTGTGAATGAG GTTTTGGCTGATAGCAAATCGAAATTATCTGGATCCGCTCAAGATTTACTACCAACACAGACAATATCATCACCTTCACATCCTGGCCTGGAAAATGAGGATTATTTCTCAGAAAT AAGTTCTTCAAAAGGTGAAAAGGGAAGAAAACCTCCTGAATtgtcatttgatttttctcaTCTTAATCATTTTAG TGGTTTAACAACAGATGTGGACTCAGTGCAACAAGATCTAGATCAACTCAAAGAACTTCTTTCATCCACAAGCTACATTGATAATTCCACTTTGTCTGGT TTATTTAGTCCTGATGTGCCATTTGGAGGATTTGATGTACCGCTTGAT TATGCTGGTGACTTAGGTGAAAAATCAGATACAGATAACGCTGCAAATAGTTCAAATCCAGCAAATGTCATAG TTCCTCTGATACCCGCATCTTCATCAATGATGACCCCACAGAGGACCTATCCTCCACCGTATCCCTATGATTGTCAAAAAGGGCCCATTCCTGCTGTGGAAATGCGCAGAT GGAATGAGCTGATTCAGTATAATCCTATAGACTTGCCGGGATTATTTGATATGACATCAGATAGCGACTTGAACCAGGATTTCAATATCGGTGGCGATATTTCAACTGAAGTAAACGACACGTTGGATACACCACAAGCATATCAACTAACTGATCCATTAGAAGGACTCACATCTGATACATTGCCATACACAACTGATGAATTAGATTGA
- the LOC141901954 gene encoding malonate--CoA ligase ACSF3, mitochondrial-like — protein sequence MFRSRPMMIGRLLMRRPMTKILVNDCRYGARNLSRITKITSRKSGSGSVLPVFKLAEDWRWRCALIDESGSHTYQQLLERSTLLSLKILDACQANGYDLNEASVSILCPNDSSYVVSNWAVWMAGATLVPLCRTHPAVELQYFVEDSHSKLIITTEHYEDVAQTISMNTKVPYIVLKNEDYNANIIDTSRSVNSVAVNAFKKKLDGLVNSRFFQRRNAMIIYTSGTTGKPKGVVLTHANLHAQTQMMRISWAWSHKDVILHCLPLHHIHGVINLLLTPLMSGATCVMMPKFDAKKVWTKLIEPIKTTDDSSVHVNMFMAVPTVYVKLIQYFTQNWSQGRGSRQTREHIKSVCKSKIRLMVSGSSALPEPVMTRWEEITGHRMLERYGMTELGMVLTNPLKGDRIPGAVGNPFPGVEVCLARHNVYSPIGYDVIAEGNSQSTKETPGFEGESGELYVKGPGVFKCYFNKPEATNASFTKDGWFKTGDTMCYVNGVYKILGRTSVDLIKSGGYKISALDVERHLMAHPDIIECCVVGLPDLTWGQRVAAVVVLHDDAVLTLDELKTWASDKMPHYHIPTVLKELPEMPRNAMGKINKKMIVEDVFPEFLKQKD from the exons ATGTTTCGTTCTCGACCAATGATGATTGGTCGTTTACTGATGAGGAGGCCAATGACGAAGATACTGGTTAATGATTGTCGCTATGGTGCACGAAACCTTTCGAGAATAACAAAAATTACGTCTCGTAAGTCGGGATCGGGAAGCGTTCTACCAGTGTTTAAACTTGCAGAGGACTGGCGTTGGCGCTGTGCTTTAATCGATGAGTCCGGATCCCACACATATCAACAGTTATTAGAACGAAGCACGcttctttcattgaaaattctgGATGCGTGTCAAGCAAATGGCTATGATTTGAATGAAGCCAGTGTTTCCATACTGTGTCCTAATGATTCTTCATATGTTGTCAGTAATTGGGCTGTATGGATGGCGGGTGCCACCCTCGTGCCTCTATGCCGAACGCATCCAGCCGTCGAACTTCAATATTTCGTCGAAGACTCGCATTCTAAACTTATAATCACAACCGAGCATTACGAAGATGTCGCGCAAACTATTTCAATGAATACCAAAGTTCCCTATATTGTTCTGAAGAATGAAGATTATAATGCTAATATAATTGATACCTCAAGATCTGTTAATTCAGTAGCAGTTAATgcattcaaaaagaaattagaTGGCTTAGTCAACTCAAGATTCTTTCAACGACGAAATGCAATGATTATATATACAAGCGGTACTACTGGAAAACCAAAA GGTGTAGTATTGACTCATGCAAATCTGCACGCTCAAACACAGATGATGCGAATAAGTTGGGCATGGTCGCATAAAGATGTCATTCTTCATTGCCTTCCATTGCATCATATTCATGGTGTcatcaatttgttactgacaCCGCTTATGTCTGGTGCTACGTGTGTCATGATGCCGAAATTTGATGCCAAGAAG GTATggacaaaattgatagaaCCAATTAAAACCACTGACGATAGTAGTGTTCACGTGAATATGTTTATGGCTGTACCTACTGTTTATGTGAAACTCATTCAGTATTTCACGCAAAACTGGAGCCAAGGACGAGGCTCGAGACAAACTCGGGAACATATCAAGTCTGTGTGTAAATCTAAGATCAG ATTAATGGTGAGTGGATCATCTGCGTTACCCGAGCCAGTGATGACGCGTTGGGAAGAAATTACTGGTCATCGTATGTTAGAAAGATATGGAATGACTGAACTCGGAATGGTGCTTACAAACCCACTCAAAGGCGATCGAATACCAG GGGCAGTTGGAAATCCCTTTCCCGGAGTAGAGGTCTGTCTTGCGAGGCACAATGTCTATTCGCCAATCGGTTATGACGTTATTGCTGAAGGAAACAGTCAATCAACGAAGGAGACGCCTGGATTTGAAGGAGAGAGTGGTGAACTTTATGTTAAAGGACCAGGTGTATTTAAGTGCTATTTCAATAAACCAGAAGCAACTAATGCTTCGTTTACAAAAGATGGCTGGTTTAAAACAG GTGATACTATGTGCTATGTCAATGGTGTTTATAAAATTCTTGGTCGCACTTCTGTTGACCTAATCAAAAGCGGCGGTTACAAAATCAGTGCCTTGGATGTAGAGCGCCATCTTATGGCCCACCCAGACATTATCGAATGTTGCGTTGTTG GTTTGCCTGATTTGACCTGGGGTCAGAGAGTAGCTGCTGTCGTCGTGTTACACGATGACGCTGTATTAACCTTAGATGAACTAAAGACTTGGGCTTCCGATAAGATGCCTCATTATCATATTCCGACTGTGCTGAAAGAACTACCCGAAATGCCGCGTAATGCGATGggcaaaataaacaagaagaTGATTGTTGAAGACGTCTTCCCCGAATTCCTCAAACAGAAAGATTAG